The Desmonostoc muscorum LEGE 12446 genome includes a region encoding these proteins:
- a CDS encoding SDR family oxidoreductase produces MTTKEQKVVLITGASSGIGEATARLLARNGVHVVLGARRTDRLETLVAAIRSEGGSAEYQTLDVTRRADFQAFVEFAVNKFGRVDVIVNNAGVMPLSKLEALKVDEWDWMIDVNIRGVLNGIAAGLPLMKRQGSGQFVNLSSIGGHAVWPTSAVYSATKFAVLAISDGLRQENTDIRVTVISPGVTESELADSITDAEAGKGMQEFRRIALPAEAIAKAIAFAIDQPDDVDVNEIIVRPTASPY; encoded by the coding sequence ATGACTACTAAAGAACAGAAAGTCGTACTGATTACGGGCGCAAGCAGTGGCATTGGTGAGGCCACAGCACGTCTACTCGCTCGCAACGGTGTCCACGTAGTGCTGGGCGCACGGCGCACGGATCGGCTGGAAACCCTCGTGGCTGCAATCCGTTCTGAGGGCGGCTCGGCAGAGTATCAGACTCTTGATGTCACCCGTCGCGCTGACTTCCAAGCCTTTGTAGAATTCGCTGTGAACAAATTCGGGCGCGTTGATGTGATCGTCAACAATGCCGGCGTTATGCCGCTCTCGAAGCTCGAAGCCCTCAAGGTCGATGAATGGGACTGGATGATCGACGTGAACATCCGTGGGGTACTCAATGGCATCGCCGCCGGACTGCCCCTAATGAAACGCCAGGGGTCCGGCCAGTTCGTCAACCTGTCTTCCATTGGTGGACACGCCGTTTGGCCAACCTCTGCCGTTTACTCAGCTACCAAGTTCGCTGTGCTAGCGATTTCGGACGGACTGCGCCAGGAAAATACTGATATTCGCGTGACAGTGATTTCGCCTGGTGTAACAGAGTCGGAACTGGCCGATAGTATCACTGACGCCGAAGCTGGCAAAGGGATGCAGGAATTCCGCAGGATTGCACTTCCGGCTGAGGCCATTGCCAAAGCGATCGCCTTTGCCATCGACCAACCAGACGATGTGGATGTCAACGAGATTATTGTGCGCCCCACAGCCAGCCCGTATTGA
- a CDS encoding AraC family transcriptional regulator: MEQTVRKQQSELAALIAQNSSADGVHATAIERLFLIRCSQPTAPLHALHEPALCIVAQGKKQVMLAENLYVYGQDQCLVVSIDLPVVGQVIEATPSFPYLCLRLDLDPGELSTLMMEAKLDAAANQPPEPGLSLSPVTPQLLDAAIRLVELLETPQDIAILAPLVVREILYRLLSGEQSARLRQIALVDKRLQGISRAINWLKWNYEKPFRIDAIAHEACMSPSSLHHHFKSVTAMSPLQYQKQLRLQQARRLMLGQGMDAATASHYVGYESPSQFSREYSRLFGAPPLRDIARLKSGQ; the protein is encoded by the coding sequence ATGGAACAGACAGTTAGAAAGCAGCAGTCTGAGCTTGCCGCTTTGATTGCACAGAACAGTAGTGCAGATGGTGTCCATGCCACGGCGATCGAGCGATTGTTTTTAATCCGCTGCTCGCAACCAACTGCGCCTCTTCATGCTTTGCATGAGCCTGCTCTGTGTATCGTCGCTCAGGGCAAGAAGCAGGTAATGTTGGCGGAGAATCTGTATGTTTATGGTCAAGATCAATGTCTGGTGGTGTCCATCGATCTGCCTGTGGTCGGTCAAGTGATTGAAGCCACGCCAAGCTTTCCGTATCTATGCCTCAGGCTCGATTTAGATCCAGGAGAACTCAGTACACTAATGATGGAGGCGAAATTAGACGCTGCTGCTAACCAACCACCAGAACCAGGCTTGTCTTTGAGTCCCGTTACTCCCCAACTGCTGGATGCAGCGATCCGACTTGTAGAGTTGTTGGAAACTCCCCAAGATATTGCCATCCTCGCGCCTTTGGTTGTACGAGAAATTCTCTACCGTTTGCTATCAGGCGAACAAAGTGCGCGATTGCGACAGATTGCCCTAGTCGATAAACGGCTCCAGGGGATCAGCAGGGCGATCAACTGGCTCAAATGGAACTATGAAAAGCCATTTCGCATTGATGCGATCGCCCACGAAGCCTGTATGAGTCCGTCATCTCTTCATCATCACTTTAAATCTGTCACCGCCATGAGTCCTTTACAATATCAAAAACAACTTAGGCTCCAACAAGCCCGTCGCTTAATGCTAGGGCAGGGCATGGATGCGGCAACAGCTAGTCATTACGTGGGTTACGAAAGCCCCTCACAGTTTAGCCGTGAATACAGTCGGTTGTTCGGCGCACCACCGTTGCGTGACATTGCGCGGCTCAAAAGTGGTCAATAA
- a CDS encoding NUDIX hydrolase, whose product MSRKVSKVFKQSGVIPYRVNNGRVEILLITTRNYQHWVIPKGDIPSGMSPPDSAAKEAWEEAGVIGQVDANQLGTYKYRKQGKAYQVKMYLLPVDILSEDYPEATKRKRQWVEVNQAIRWVKFSSLKRVMKDFFQVKSSCCAFRC is encoded by the coding sequence ATGAGTCGAAAAGTTAGCAAAGTTTTTAAACAGTCTGGAGTTATTCCTTATAGAGTTAACAATGGTAGAGTCGAAATCCTATTGATTACAACTCGTAACTATCAACACTGGGTAATTCCCAAAGGAGATATTCCGTCGGGAATGAGTCCGCCTGATTCAGCAGCCAAAGAAGCATGGGAAGAAGCAGGGGTGATTGGACAGGTGGACGCGAATCAACTGGGCACTTATAAATACCGCAAACAAGGCAAAGCTTACCAGGTCAAAATGTATTTACTACCAGTAGATATCTTGAGTGAAGATTATCCAGAAGCAACTAAAAGAAAACGCCAGTGGGTAGAAGTGAATCAAGCTATCAGGTGGGTTAAGTTTAGTTCACTCAAACGAGTCATGAAAGATTTTTTTCAGGTCAAATCTTCCTGTTGTGCATTTCGATGCTAA
- the pip gene encoding prolyl aminopeptidase, translating into MRELYPAIEPYLEGNLQVSDLHTIHFEESGNPQGQPIVLLHGGPGGGCPPFYRQYFHPEKWRVVMFDQRGCGQSKPHAELRENTTWDLVSDIEKLRQHLNIEKWTVFGGSWGSTLSLAYSQTHPSRCTGLILRGIFMLRQKELRWFYQEGTSYIFPDAWEEYLKPIPIDERDDLIAAYYKRLTSPDLEIQLTAARAWSIWEASTSRLFFDPELMQKFGDSEFASAFARIECHYFINKGFLETEDQLLLNVDRIRHIPAVIVQGRYDVVCPMISAWELHRAWPEAEFIVIPDAAHSMSEPGICSALIEATDKFAN; encoded by the coding sequence ATGCGAGAACTTTACCCAGCGATCGAGCCTTACCTAGAAGGAAATTTACAGGTTTCTGACCTGCATACTATTCATTTTGAAGAATCAGGTAACCCCCAAGGTCAACCCATCGTTTTGCTGCATGGAGGACCTGGTGGCGGATGTCCACCTTTTTATCGCCAATATTTCCACCCAGAAAAATGGCGGGTAGTGATGTTTGACCAACGCGGTTGTGGTCAAAGTAAGCCCCATGCTGAATTACGAGAAAACACCACTTGGGATTTAGTCAGTGATATCGAAAAACTACGCCAACATTTAAATATAGAAAAATGGACAGTCTTTGGTGGAAGTTGGGGTAGCACTTTATCATTAGCCTATAGCCAAACCCATCCCTCTCGATGCACGGGATTAATTCTTCGTGGTATCTTTATGCTCAGACAAAAAGAGTTGCGATGGTTCTACCAAGAAGGTACTAGCTATATTTTTCCTGATGCTTGGGAAGAATATTTAAAACCAATTCCCATAGATGAGCGTGACGATCTAATTGCAGCATATTACAAACGCTTGACCAGTCCAGATTTAGAAATTCAATTGACAGCAGCGCGTGCTTGGTCAATTTGGGAAGCTAGTACAAGTAGACTTTTTTTCGATCCTGAACTCATGCAAAAGTTTGGCGACAGTGAATTTGCCTCAGCTTTTGCTCGGATTGAATGCCATTATTTTATCAATAAGGGATTTTTGGAAACAGAAGATCAATTACTTTTAAATGTTGACCGCATCCGCCATATCCCCGCTGTAATTGTTCAGGGACGTTATGACGTAGTTTGCCCAATGATATCAGCTTGGGAATTACATCGTGCTTGGCCAGAAGCCGAATTTATTGTAATTCCTGATGCAGCTCATTCCATGAGCGAACCAGGAATTTGTAGTGCTTTGATTGAGGCAACAGATAAGTTTGCAAACTGA
- a CDS encoding GUN4 domain-containing protein, with protein MCPVGVRTSHSTHALETGLAKLWLILVGVNQYEDEQIPCLRYSAVDCQGLGEALNAATMGFPQKDVRIYHDFAQQQPRLENIRTSLKEVAAATKSIDTVLFYFSGHGMLEPSSQQVVLCLQDTQKDNLINTGLKLQELLQLLENCPAQQQLLWLDACHSGNMTLLGARGETPIDPQLNPTQELVEILRQRAAKRKGFYALLSCDQGQQSWEFPQLKHGVFTYYLIRGLRGEAADFQGVIEADGLYRYVYHQTLAYIDKANQQLRVINQLKKGRGDNQIHSEYPSQTPKRIVEGIGEVILGIKPDKTVSTRHPRQALVIEGLPKSKSALALSKILNTSGGFEVNYWSVSEKTPASDVRKAIQKCLLSESFSESPTSNNLLEEIPTVFLYLRGQIQETEQGEAVLVLSDNVVINRSWLRKQLRRCRSQQIIILDCPLGSNSCVSLRDWVEELQLGLDAEQCLIAAAAPSSENQCFASSLVDTLSKLAQLCYPTTPTIQQSGLTAAAWITQLQVELSGIDIQLYFWLFGSQGVIEVFPGKNFFSSDTSEQKAEDVDDLSSAVGVDYTQLRDLLKAGRWLEADEETTTLMLKIAGKEEKRYLDLASLENFSGSDLSTMDRLWVKYSHGRFGFSVQKRIWESIKDTSGGDPVLALMIGNDNVAGSQTCIDFANRVGWRLKDSWIDYSELNVNDDAPNGLLPYFCFFEQVWRVKVLGVWEWHSAIATASWWRLCVALFSRIPTCQIK; from the coding sequence ATGTGTCCAGTCGGTGTTCGTACTAGTCACTCAACTCATGCCTTAGAAACCGGCTTAGCAAAGCTTTGGCTGATACTGGTGGGAGTAAACCAATACGAGGATGAGCAAATACCCTGTTTGCGTTACTCAGCAGTAGATTGTCAGGGTTTAGGGGAAGCATTAAACGCTGCAACTATGGGATTTCCCCAAAAGGATGTCAGAATCTACCATGATTTTGCTCAGCAGCAGCCCCGATTAGAAAATATCCGTACCAGTCTCAAAGAAGTAGCTGCTGCTACTAAATCCATTGACACTGTTCTGTTTTATTTTTCCGGACATGGAATGCTAGAGCCATCGAGTCAACAGGTGGTATTGTGTCTCCAAGATACTCAAAAAGACAACTTAATAAATACTGGTTTGAAGTTGCAGGAATTATTGCAATTATTAGAAAATTGTCCTGCCCAGCAGCAACTTTTATGGCTGGATGCTTGTCATAGCGGTAACATGACATTGTTGGGTGCTAGGGGAGAAACACCAATAGATCCCCAACTCAACCCCACACAAGAATTAGTAGAAATTCTCCGACAACGCGCTGCTAAAAGAAAAGGATTTTATGCCCTATTATCTTGCGACCAAGGGCAACAATCTTGGGAATTTCCGCAATTAAAACATGGAGTATTCACTTACTATTTAATTCGGGGATTGCGGGGAGAAGCTGCTGATTTCCAAGGCGTGATTGAAGCAGATGGACTTTATCGCTACGTCTATCACCAAACACTGGCATATATAGATAAAGCTAACCAGCAATTGCGGGTAATTAATCAGCTAAAAAAAGGCCGAGGCGACAACCAAATTCATTCAGAATATCCATCGCAAACACCTAAGCGAATTGTGGAAGGAATTGGAGAGGTAATTTTAGGAATTAAACCAGATAAAACAGTGTCTACAAGACATCCACGACAAGCATTAGTAATAGAGGGATTACCCAAAAGCAAGAGTGCTTTAGCTTTGAGTAAAATACTCAATACATCTGGTGGCTTTGAGGTAAATTATTGGAGTGTTAGCGAAAAAACCCCGGCTTCAGATGTCCGTAAAGCAATTCAAAAGTGTTTGTTATCTGAATCTTTTTCCGAATCACCCACTAGCAACAATCTTCTAGAAGAAATTCCAACTGTATTTTTATATCTCAGAGGACAGATTCAAGAAACAGAACAAGGAGAAGCTGTACTCGTACTTTCTGATAATGTTGTAATTAATCGTTCTTGGTTAAGAAAACAGCTACGCCGCTGTCGATCGCAACAAATTATTATCCTCGATTGTCCTCTAGGAAGCAACAGCTGTGTATCTCTCCGGGATTGGGTGGAAGAACTGCAATTAGGACTAGACGCTGAACAATGTTTAATTGCTGCTGCTGCGCCATCTTCGGAAAATCAATGCTTTGCTTCTTCTTTGGTGGACACTCTCAGTAAGTTAGCACAGCTGTGCTACCCTACCACCCCTACGATTCAACAATCTGGACTAACCGCAGCAGCTTGGATTACACAATTACAAGTTGAATTGTCAGGCATTGATATCCAATTATATTTTTGGTTGTTTGGATCTCAAGGTGTGATTGAAGTTTTCCCAGGAAAAAATTTCTTTTCTAGTGATACTTCTGAGCAAAAAGCTGAAGATGTAGATGATTTGAGTTCAGCAGTGGGTGTAGATTACACTCAATTGCGAGATTTACTCAAAGCTGGGAGATGGTTGGAGGCGGATGAGGAAACCACAACTCTGATGTTGAAAATAGCTGGTAAAGAAGAAAAACGCTATCTTGATTTAGCAAGTTTGGAAAACTTTTCTGGCAGTGATTTATCTACTATGGATAGACTCTGGGTTAAATATAGTCATGGACGCTTTGGTTTTAGCGTTCAGAAACGCATTTGGGAGAGTATTAAAGATACTTCTGGCGGCGATCCTGTGCTAGCTTTGATGATTGGTAATGATAATGTCGCTGGTTCTCAAACTTGTATTGATTTTGCCAATCGCGTTGGCTGGCGTTTAAAAGATTCCTGGATAGATTATAGTGAGCTAAATGTAAATGACGATGCTCCTAATGGGCTGTTACCTTACTTTTGTTTTTTTGAGCAAGTTTGGCGGGTAAAGGTATTGGGTGTTTGGGAATGGCATAGTGCGATCGCCACAGCTTCCTGGTGGCGATTATGTGTTGCTTTATTCTCTCGCATTCCGACTTGTCAAATCAAGTAG
- a CDS encoding RluA family pseudouridine synthase encodes MVILHLVSDFIDCDFALGDSSPSYYYEGCCSQSGVGVAPRRHRLKLPRTPLSEAIAHGLMQHLAKDDCYSREGKMYGILLVELPNGEQRVLKAFSGLLHGCSVVEGWVPPIPGRDEVAFQEARTLAELDAIKEEILTLKQLNDRQQYKTLSGEFEQQLQAMSDRHRICKHQRQEKRQQICNTFTGEALNIALEQLDAESRQQGIERRQLKRQQNAVLQPLQQLITAADARIRELKQQRKALSRQLQAQMHASYSLTNFAGRSRSLQQLMPEGSPTGTGDCCAPKLLHYAATHHLKPLAMAEFWWGASSLNQDKIQGEFYGACAERCQPLMGFLLSGLKPNFPAREGGVRSPSPDRGGVGGEVTFIYEDEWLIAVNKPAGLLSVPGRYGDRQDSVWSRLCNLLPDGTTLASVHRLDQETSGILLLARDRQTHRQLGQQFQQREVHKVYEALLAGFVRVEQGTIELPLWGDPENRPYQQVDWQRGKPSLTQFQVMAREGDYTRVEFTPLTGRTHQLRVHAADVQGLGVTILGDRLYGCCANANRLHLHARELCFKHPRSGETLHLEVNTPF; translated from the coding sequence ATGGTAATTCTGCACCTCGTTTCCGATTTCATAGACTGTGATTTTGCTCTGGGCGACTCATCCCCTAGTTATTACTATGAAGGCTGTTGTTCCCAAAGTGGCGTAGGCGTAGCCCCTCGTAGACATCGCTTGAAATTACCCCGCACCCCATTGTCCGAAGCCATCGCCCACGGACTAATGCAACACCTTGCCAAAGATGACTGTTATTCTCGTGAAGGCAAAATGTATGGCATATTATTGGTTGAGTTGCCTAATGGCGAACAACGAGTACTTAAAGCTTTCTCTGGTCTTTTGCATGGTTGCAGTGTGGTTGAGGGCTGGGTGCCACCAATTCCCGGAAGAGACGAAGTTGCTTTCCAGGAAGCCCGCACCTTGGCAGAGTTAGACGCCATCAAGGAAGAAATCCTCACCTTGAAGCAACTCAACGATCGCCAGCAGTACAAAACATTGTCTGGTGAGTTTGAACAGCAACTACAAGCAATGAGCGATCGCCATCGCATTTGCAAACATCAACGACAAGAAAAACGCCAGCAAATCTGCAATACTTTCACTGGAGAAGCCCTGAATATTGCCCTTGAACAACTCGACGCCGAAAGTCGTCAACAGGGAATCGAACGACGACAACTTAAACGCCAGCAAAATGCAGTATTACAGCCCCTCCAGCAGTTAATTACAGCCGCAGATGCCCGGATTCGAGAACTCAAACAACAGCGTAAAGCACTGTCACGGCAATTACAAGCTCAAATGCACGCCAGCTACAGCCTGACAAATTTTGCGGGGCGATCGCGATCGTTGCAACAATTGATGCCAGAAGGCTCACCCACTGGCACTGGAGACTGTTGTGCCCCAAAACTACTTCATTATGCTGCAACACATCATCTCAAACCATTGGCAATGGCAGAATTTTGGTGGGGGGCATCTTCACTAAATCAAGATAAAATCCAGGGAGAATTTTATGGAGCATGTGCCGAACGATGTCAGCCATTGATGGGGTTTTTGCTCTCTGGCTTGAAACCTAACTTCCCTGCTAGGGAAGGGGGAGTAAGAAGCCCCTCCCCTGATAGGGGAGGGGTTGGGGGAGAGGTCACTTTTATTTATGAAGACGAATGGCTGATTGCTGTGAACAAACCGGCTGGACTACTTTCGGTACCTGGGCGTTATGGCGATCGCCAAGATAGTGTTTGGAGTCGCTTGTGTAATCTGTTACCTGATGGCACGACACTTGCATCTGTGCATCGATTAGATCAAGAAACATCTGGTATTTTGTTGTTGGCACGCGATCGCCAAACTCATCGACAACTGGGCCAACAGTTCCAGCAGCGAGAGGTTCACAAGGTTTATGAGGCTTTACTTGCAGGTTTTGTGAGAGTCGAGCAAGGTACAATTGAATTGCCATTGTGGGGAGATCCTGAAAATCGCCCTTATCAGCAAGTTGATTGGCAGCGGGGTAAACCGAGTTTGACGCAATTCCAGGTGATGGCGAGGGAAGGAGATTACACCCGCGTAGAGTTTACGCCTCTAACAGGACGTACCCATCAATTGAGAGTTCATGCGGCAGATGTGCAAGGATTGGGGGTGACTATTTTAGGCGATCGCCTTTATGGATGCTGTGCGAATGCTAATCGGTTACATTTACACGCTAGAGAACTTTGTTTCAAGCATCCGCGATCGGGAGAAACTCTTCATTTAGAAGTAAATACACCGTTTTAA
- a CDS encoding Uma2 family endonuclease, with protein sequence MNTVITPEKIELPAGAVLKLLGSWQDYQALSEQLGDRAIPRIKYRRGEILLMAPLPEHGRDVSLLALIIIAILDHLNRRYDSFTPITMSLPEFSGIEPDYCFYIENWRSVVGKNRIDWQKDPPPDLVIEIDITSYTDINDYLPYKVPEIWLLKNKQLLVYRLQGENYAITESIYFPNVAEIVRQCLQIANEQTTSEAIRWLRSFLRG encoded by the coding sequence ATGAATACCGTAATTACACCAGAAAAAATAGAGTTGCCAGCTGGGGCAGTGTTGAAACTTTTGGGATCTTGGCAAGATTATCAAGCACTTAGTGAGCAACTTGGCGATCGCGCCATCCCTCGCATTAAATATCGCAGAGGAGAAATTTTGTTAATGGCACCGCTACCAGAACACGGAAGAGATGTCAGCTTGCTGGCATTGATAATAATAGCTATACTTGACCACTTAAACCGCAGATACGACTCATTTACGCCCATCACTATGAGTTTGCCAGAATTTAGTGGTATTGAGCCTGACTATTGCTTTTATATTGAAAATTGGAGATCCGTGGTAGGTAAAAATCGTATTGACTGGCAAAAAGATCCTCCACCAGATTTAGTAATTGAGATAGATATTACTAGTTATACGGATATTAATGATTATCTTCCTTATAAAGTGCCAGAAATTTGGCTGTTAAAAAATAAGCAGTTATTAGTTTATAGATTGCAGGGTGAAAACTACGCAATTACAGAAAGCATTTACTTTCCTAACGTTGCAGAAATTGTACGGCAATGCCTCCAAATTGCAAACGAGCAAACAACAAGTGAGGCGATTAGGTGGTTAAGAAGCTTTTTGCGTGGGTAA
- a CDS encoding ParE family toxin-like protein, giving the protein MHYTTRRFWESYDALPENVQKTADQCYELLKADPSHPSLHFKKVGKYWSVRAGQNYRALGVEVQKGILWFWIGTHGEYDNIIGK; this is encoded by the coding sequence ATGCACTACACCACTCGTCGATTTTGGGAATCTTACGATGCTCTACCTGAAAATGTGCAAAAAACAGCGGATCAATGCTATGAGTTACTTAAAGCAGATCCCTCTCACCCATCCCTACATTTCAAAAAAGTTGGCAAGTATTGGTCAGTCAGAGCAGGACAAAACTACCGAGCATTAGGTGTAGAAGTCCAAAAGGGTATCTTATGGTTTTGGATCGGCACTCACGGAGAGTACGATAATATTATCGGCAAATAA
- a CDS encoding toll/interleukin-1 receptor domain-containing protein: MSENITRNQVFISYSHQDQQWLTKLQKHLKPMIRNQNIVVWDDSKIQPGAKWREEIENALVAAKVAVLLVSPDFLASDFIADNELPPLLDAAEAEGLTIIWIPLTYSNYEETEIEKYQSAHPPNQPLESLNSAQENQAWVNICKKIKAVVLQ; the protein is encoded by the coding sequence ATGTCTGAAAATATAACCAGAAATCAAGTTTTCATCAGCTATAGTCATCAAGATCAGCAGTGGCTTACCAAACTTCAGAAGCACCTCAAACCAATGATTCGCAACCAAAATATTGTTGTGTGGGACGATAGTAAAATTCAACCTGGCGCAAAGTGGCGCGAAGAAATTGAAAATGCTTTAGTAGCTGCAAAAGTGGCAGTGTTGTTGGTTAGCCCTGATTTTTTAGCATCAGATTTTATTGCTGATAATGAGTTACCCCCATTATTAGATGCGGCTGAAGCCGAAGGGCTGACGATTATTTGGATACCTTTGACTTATAGCAACTATGAAGAAACAGAAATTGAAAAGTATCAGTCAGCGCACCCTCCCAATCAACCTTTAGAGAGCCTCAATTCTGCACAAGAGAATCAAGCTTGGGTAAATATCTGTAAGAAGATTAAAGCAGTAGTTCTTCAGTAG